Below is a genomic region from Methanolobus sediminis.
CGCTAATTTCTAATTTCTTTTCTATTTCCTCTGTCACTGTATCAATGATTGGGCTTAATTGTGCATACTGCTCTCCTAATCCCCAACGAATTAATACATCTGCTTTCAAAAGAACCATGTACAAGCCTTTTACATCATCCTCGCTTAGTTCAAGTTCCACGCTTTACACCTTCCTTTATTATGGGTTCTTGGAATCCTTTCCTTTCTTCATTTCTCGTTTCACTTTCAGTCTGACAACAAATGCCAATTTTCTATTTTCTTTCATAGTTTCACTTCTTGATTTTGTCTAAGTTCATAATAGAGAGCAGTCATAAAGCCCGTTGGAAGTTCTTCCTTTGGCTGTTCCGGTGGTGGAGTATATGGAGTACCTAAAGCGGTTTCATGCTTGATTAGTCCTGGAGTTCCATGCCTGCGGTAGAATTTACCAGCTTCACGGTCAATAGTACCAACATACTGGTATCGCTTCGGACCTCTCCGGCGTTTCGGAGTTCTCAGGAGTGCCTGGGAATAAGTGTAATATCTGGCATTATAAATCCAGTATTGGAATTGTGCTGTTTCGTCATACTGCGCCTTGATGAGATACTTTTTAAGGTATTTCATTGGCGGCTCATCTTTTTTGCAGTCCTTTGGCCTCGATCTATCCCATTGCATGACTCCATCTTTGTTTACAAGATTCTTCACGTCTGTAATCTGGCCTTGCCCGTATCTTTTCCAGAGTTTAGAAATAGGGTTATTGTAGGGTGCGTTCTCTTTTGTCTGTGGTAAATGGATCCCAAAAATACAGATATGGAAGTGTACCCTTCCGTTTTTCTGGAATTCCCTCACGCATACATAAGGAAGCTCTTTTCCTGTTTTTTTCCGCAGGTAAGTTATGAGCTTATTCCAGTTCTTTTGAAAATGCTTGTTTGCATGAAGGAGATGCCTGAAACCTTTGGGATCAGTTGTTAGGGTCACAAAGCTTGCATTCTGGAACAGGAGTTCGCCATTTTTCCATGCTTTCTCATAGTTTTCTCTTAAGGTAATCTGTTTAGGAACAGAATTAAAACGAGTGGCATAAGGCTTTACCATTGTATCCCCGAAAAGACCTTCTGTAGGCTCGAAGCATAATTCCATTTGGTCAATTCTGGTTATATAATTCTGGAAGAGTTCCAGGCATCCTTCGTATTGTTGTTCGTGATAATCTGAAAAGAAAGCAAATTCTCTGAGAGGCTTTCCTTTCTCTGATAAGATAGGGTTGCCGTTTTCGTCTTGCTTTTCTACTGTTTGCCCGAATCCGTTTATCTTCATGACCTTGAAAAGAGCCTGTTTTCTTTCAAAGCCACACTTTCCCGGTAGATCACTGGCCTTTGTGGTTTCGTTCACTTTACTATAAGGCTGTTGTTGTGGTTTTTGGTATAGTTTGAGTTTTGCCTTTCCCTTTATCAAGTAATGGTTGCTTGGGTCAGCCCGTATAAACTTAAGGCCGTCTACTTTTTCAGATTTAAAATAGAATTTCCCCTTTCCAGTTTGCAGGAAATTGTATATTTCCATGTAAGAAAGATTCGTTAAATTCGCTAACTGCTGGACTGTGTACGGCTGGTCTATGCATAACCTTACCATGTCTAACAGTTTGATTTCGTTGATTGCCATTAGTACACCAACCCCCTAAAATTTGCATTATAAAAAAATAATAAAGGTTGGTGTTACTGCTCGCTAAGCTCGAAGCCTTCGCAAGTGTGCAGGATGGAGACAGGCAAACAGGAATCAGAGCATATACGCTCATATTTTGACCCTGAATAATGACCATGCTCACAGAATCCACATATACAGAGATTAGGATTATAGGCCATCTCAACACCCCACAGCCTCAAAACTATCACATTCTATAGGATAGACTATGCCTACACCTTTACCCCTGCGTTGTGAGTATTTACGGAGGATTCCGGCTTGACAAGTATATCGTACTGAGTTATGAATACAGAAACCGCAAACCATCAAATCCCCCCCTCGGACTCCCCCCCTGCCCCGCAATATGGACAAGGGATATCATCAGGCAAAGACCACTCACAGACTCCACAGGACCAGCCCATTACAGGATAACCCGGAATGATGATATTTAACGGAAAAACGCTCATCTTTCCACCTTCCCGGATTCGTCTACATGCCTCCATACTTTACAGACAGGACAGAAAACCCCTCCTCGTACAGATGCATCATAGTAAAGGTGCTGTATAGGATGCACCGGACAATTTGGCACGTCACTCATGCGCCCACCTCGCTAGTACATTCCTGGCACTTCCAACATGATGGTGATACATGACCAGAAGGAGCACTACAAACAGGACAGGAAAAACAGCTTTGCTCACAGGTTTTTATTACCGGACACCTTGAAGAGAACAGAATAGGAAAAATAGGAGCCATCAGAGCACCCCGGCAGCCTGAAAGAGATTTTGACCATAAAAAAAGACCCACATATTAGAAACAGAAGCAATAAGACCGATTACAGAAGCACCATAACGGGAAACGTTCCAGGCAAAACGGTACTGCTTCACTGATACATAGCAGATATAGAATAGCAGGATTGATACAAGCTTAAGAGCTATCAGGAAGCCATAGCCAAAATTAGCCAGACCCCACGATATAATAGGATTGCCTTCATAGCCAATAGGTAAGCTTGCTATAGTTGTCAGAGTGTCAAGTACAATAAAAAAGAGGAAAACGGGGAGCATGTCCCGGAGAAAAGACATTATTGCACCCCCCGATAAAATCGCAGGCTGTGACCTCTACGCCTCCACATTGCACGAATGGAGCGTCTAGCAATCGGACTGCCTGTTATTGGACAACTTCCGAAGCCTGCCATTTAATAATTCACCTCCTTATTGAGTATTGGGATGATGTAGCCCAGGTGGAGCTTTTCAAGTTCCCTCTTCTTGAATAACTGGACTTCATCATCAATAGAGGCAGGCGTGGAGTGGGTGGTGGTACTCTGGAGTGTTGTGCCTGCCGGATCATCATTAAGAATAGTACATATGCGAGAGTTCAAATCTGAGAATTGCTCATGTACGGAATCAACTTTTTTATTGACCTCTGCAAGCATATCGTCAAGTTGTTCATTTGTAAGGTTGCTTATGTCTGGTTTTGAAACAGGAGACATTTATAAGACCTCCTGCTTTTTTGCCTTTGAGTCTGCTCTTATTGCAAGCATGAAAGCACCAAAAGCAACAATACCCATATACAGAATAGTAAAGTTCTGAACTTCTGAATGTAACAGAACATCAATAAAAAGAACTATTGCAGATGCAAGAATACCAGAAGCCATTCCAACATATAAATTTTTAATTTGTTCATAATCTACGCTTGCACTATCCTCCAAGATAGAGCCTCCGCTGATTGGTTTTAAGTTACTCATTTCACATGCCTCTTTAAAGTTAATTTGTTCTAGAGTCTCCAAACTCTTTGAACACTATAACATTGAAGTAACGGATATATAAATATTTCTTAAAAGTTGTTCGTAAATACACGAATTTAACTAAGATAATGTTAAAATACCATAAAGAGCAATACTTAATTGTCCTGATGTGGCAGCCTGCTCCAACAGGTTATACAAATCCGTGATTTTTCACATGCCCACGGATTACTTTGTTATCATCGGGTGAATGAAGGCCACGGGATTGGAACCCTAAATTAAGGTTTTAATCCCGGTCGGCGCATCTTCTCATTTTTTATTAGAATGTTAAACTCTAGCAGTTTACTCTTTTTATAATTTTATGTAGTTAATTGTAAGCTACAAACCTATATAGAATCTATAGAAAGTCAATTTTTATATGTTAATTCTTTTTAAGTTTAATTTAGATGGCACAAATTGACCTAATTAATGAGTTTGTCAGGGATTGTGAGCTAAGAGGACTAGAGTTGCGCACAGTTCAAACTTACAGAGGAAGTGTTCGTAGGTTCTTAATACGATATCCTGATCCAACAGTATGCACAAAACACGAAATTCTTGATTATTTAGGTCACCTACAAACAAAAGACATTACAGTAGGTACTATAAAACGTGATTTTGCGGCTATATCCGGCTTGTATGATTATCTGATGTTCTGTGAAAAGGTGAGAGTAAATCCAGTAGATCAGGTTAGAAAAAGATATCTTAATCAGCCTGAAATGCCAGAGTCCAGGCAAATACCAGAACTGCAAGAACTAAGACAACTAATCAGAAGCATAGAGCCAGAATCCATATTGGAACGAACTATTGTAACATTCCTGGCTAAAACTGCAGGTAGAAAAGGCGAGTTCCTGGCACTCAAGAAAGACGATATAGATCTAAGAAAAGATATGATCTATTGGCCATCAAAAAAGAAACGCAAGATAAGATTAGGTTTTATTGACCCAGAATTACATGATCTACTCGAACAGTACTTGATCTGGAGAGAAGAACAGAAGCCAAAATCAGATTATTTGTGGATCTCAACAACAGGTTACAGGATTCACAAAGATTACGTTAATGCAGTCATTCAACACTATGCTAAACCATTAGGCCTGCATGATCATCACGGACCTTTGCACACTCGTTTAACTTCTCATTGTCTGCGTGGTTTTTTCACTACTCAGATGCAGAGAGCAGGGATGCAGGAAGTTTACATAAAATGGCTCAGGGGAGATTCATTAAAGAAAAAGACCTGGGCTAATAATTACCTGGAATTCGATCCGGAACTTGTGAGGAAAGAGTATTTGTCTTGTGTTCCGGAATTGATTCGTAGTTAGATTACAACTCAAAGGTGAGGTGAGATATGTAGAATCATATCAATTACATCAAACTCTACCTATCAAAAAATGGGATTATCTGATAAACTGGATTGTAATATTTCCTTATTCATGCCATATTTTGTGGCAACTGATTTTGTCAACTCAAAAAACCATTCTGGTGCAGCAGGTGAGACAAATAATTTATCGATGAGTATGTCCAAATCAACAGGAACATACGACCCTATTTCTGGTACATCTTCATCTAACATTTCAGAACTAACTGTATCTCTTTCAAGAAAACACATCGCTCTAAGTTCTTTTTCATGCTCAAAAGATTTTCTTTTATAAAAAAAAGGAGCTAAAAGCTCATTTTGAGGAATTTTATGAGTAGAATAATCAATATATTGTACATTACCAATAAGAACATCAATATCAGATACATGGAAACATTTCTTAAGTTTCCCAATCGTTGTTTGTATTGCAACACCTTCCGCACTTTTTAAGAAAATTTTCCACATAGCTTCTGATTCATATTCATTTATGTGCCAACAATTCAAATGAACAAACTTTCGAAATCTCTTGCCAAATGTCTCATATTGAGCAGCAGCAGCTATACGATTGGCAGGTACTAGTTCTTGCCTGAGTTTCACATTAACTATTGGCATAGAACCTTCAAAAGGATCGCTGAACTTATCGGATCTACAAAAGAACAAAGAAGATGTGTCAAGTAACGAAACAAATTTTGTGAAATCTAAATATCTCCATATTCTAGTTGTATCATCACAAGAACCATTGATTTGAAAATCAGGTACATACATAATTAAACCTTTTAAAATTTAAAGTAAATTGTATTGGCAGATTTTATTGAATAAGTTCTGTTCTTTGTTCAAACTTCGCATTTATGGCAACACTATCATTTTGATACAAATCAAAGCAATATATTATCACAGAATTTCCATTTACTTTAACTAAATCTGAACCTGTATTAACCTCCGACCATACATAAGAGTCCTTAAATCCAGATCTATTATAAACAGCGATAACTTCAGTTGGAGCATAATTATCCTCTATATAAAAAGAGATATAGTGGATATCTAATTCTCCAGGGTAATTGTTCACTATATTTATTTTTGCATCACATGTTTCATTGATATATTCAGGAATTTTAGCATCCAAAAATAACACATCATCTAAGGAAATCTTATCTTTCATTACTACTACAAAATCAGTACCATCAGAATCATTGACAATAAAATAATTATCCTTTGCATAGTAGTCAATAGTTTTCCCATCGACATAACTATAGACACGAGAAATATCATAATCCGTATCTACCCTTACCCAATCCAATGCAATAGGAGAATTTACTGTATAGTACTGATAAATTATTTTATCAGCTGTTATGAATGATAAATTATGTTCAACAGGAAAGTTTTCTAAAACAATATCTGTTTTCCAGTTTTCATTATTCACACTAGGCATTAAAGAAAACGTAGTAACTACCACGAACAACACACCAACTGTAGCTACTTTCAATAATTTTATTTTTTTAACCGTATTAAGCTTAAACTCATATTCAGAGTTGTCAACCTTCGCAAGAAAAAAATTTTCAAAAAAGGCCAATAAACATAAAACTGCAAGAGCACTAACCAAAGTCTGAGTATGCAAATACTTAAAATAAACGGAGTAAGACACGGAAGTATGACTTATTATAAAAGATAAAACTGTAGCTGATAAAAATAGCGAAAACAACTTAAAAAGATCTTTGTAAAAATCCAAGTGAAATTTTGTGCTTTCAATCAATGCAACATTAAGCTTTTTTCTACTTGCTAATAAATAAGCACCAAAAGCAAAAAAACCTATTCTATAAACAGCTACATTAACAACAGTATTCAGTATCTTATCTTCGGTCGTAAAATTAGTAATGCTATCAAATGCAACTAAAAAAGTAGAAATTGGAAATATTATAAAGTAAAAACACGCAAATCCTGAAACCAATGAAATAGCAACTTTATCAATTTCTGAAAAATCCTTCCAGTATTTGCTATTATAAAAAAAGATAAAGAATATTACATATCCGAATACTGAACAAGAAAATAATATTTCACTGTTCACTTCCGACGAAAGCATATCTATAATAAAAGACAGCATACAACAATTAGAACAATATCTAAAATAATAAACATTCCGACTTGTATCTGCGCATTATTACAAATCATCAATAACATTTATCAATCGTTCAAACTGTTGCATTGGTATTTGATTCTCTTTTCTTTCGTGTCGCTCTTTACTTCGGAATAGGAGCATAGGGGAGCCGGCTAAAGCCGGCTCCCTTCCATGAGCTCAAACCCTACTTTTAAATGAAGGAATATTCATAATTATAAAGAAACAACCTAAAATTGTAATATGCATTGACCATTAATCCAAAATGACACTTATGGAGGATACTTATGATATACAGAAACAGCTTTTTTATGATTTTACTTGTTGCAGTTCTTATTTCCGGATGTGCGGAGAACAACGATATAACAAGTGCTGTTGAGCAATTGCCTCAAGTTCAACAATTCCTGGAAGAACACCCCGATGCAACAATTACTGTTACTTATTGGTCTGAAGAAGAGATAGCTGAAATACAAGACGAGTTAAGTCAGGAATTTGGAAAAACCGTTACACCTAAACCAATGTATAAAGCAGTTGTTAGTTCAGGCGATATCGTATCAATTACATGGATTGATGCTGAAACACAAACAGTTCTCTATTCTTACACTGAAAACACGAGTTCAGATCTGGATTCAAACTCGGTGGAAGATTCTAACAAGACAGAAACACACGATGACGTAGAAGATGGAGATGATTATCTAGAAAATGAATCTGAAGTCGAAGATGACCATCTAGAAAGTGAAAATGAAGATGATTATTCTGAAAGTGAAGATGAAGAAGAGTATGAATATGAGCATGAAGAAGATTATTCAGAAAGTGAAGACGAAAAAGAATACGAAGTCGGAAATGAATCTGATAGCAACGAAAAATAGTCGGTACTGAATTATATAATGGTTCAATCACTGTAGGTGATAGTCATCATCTAAACGACTTTGTAATCGATGTCACAGATGCATTCCCAGGTGCAGATAGTATTATAGTATTCACCTTCCTTTTCACATTTTAGTCAAAAACGAAACAAATAATTAACTATTAACACCATTTCTTTATTTTTCTAACTGTCTGTGAATGGCCTTCTGAACTATCCGTTCATCAGTGTTCACAATTGTTTATCGCTAACAAGCGCCACTTTAAACTACAAATCAGTTTGAAGTTTAGGCAATTCTTTAATATGTACAGGTCTTTCTATTAATTGCAATAGACGGTTATGATCACCGGTCTAAAGGCAATTAGAGGAGGATATAACATGTCACCTGACACTAAAAACGATAAATCATACTTCGCCATCATTGCACTATCAGTTGTGCTGGTGGTGATGTCACTAACAATATATGCCATCTCACAGGATGGTGCCGTACAGAATACAGCAGACACAATTACAATGAGCGGATACGCCGAACAGAAGGTAGTTCCCGACACCGCCTCTTTAAGCATAGGCGTTGTCATCCAGGCCGAAACAGCACAGGAAGCATCTGACGAGAATGCTGCCATCATGAGTGCTGTCCTATCAGAACTCAAAGACCTCGGTCTTGAAGACAAAGAAATACAGACATCCTATGTTTCCGTGTATCCGATCTACAATTATGACGGGGAAAGGACCATCACAGGTTATTCCGCATCCAACAGCGTACAGGTTACAACCACAAAGCTCGATTACCTGGGCGATATCATTGACAAATCAACAGCTGCAGGAGCAAACCAGATAGGAAGTATTTCCTTCACAGTCTCTGATGACATGCAGGAACAGCTCCGCGAAGAGCTTGTAGGTGAAGCTGTAGACAACGCAAGATCAAAGGCTAACGAACTCGCAGGCAGTCTGGGACTCAAGATCACAGGCGTGCAGACAGCATCCATGTATGAGAACGGCGACACTGCCATCTACTATGCAAAGGATGTCATGGAAGAAGCAGCAATGGATGCAGGAGGAGTTTCCACGCCAATTGAACCAGGGGAATCTACTGTCTCAATGTCCGTACAGGTAACATACTACATTGGATAATATTAGAATGTAGGTCTTAGCCGTTCAAAAAGCGATTATAAAAACGACAAACCAACCAACCATACCAACCCACTCAGGAGTTGCATAAAAACGAAACTCTTTGCAACTCCTTCTCTTTTTTTAATTCAGAAAGAACTTTTATATCTTTAATTACTGATTAATCAAAATGAGTAATTGGGAGTTCTTAGTACCTTATCTTGAACATCTTTCATATGTCGGTATTTTTATAACTCTTGCTTTTCTGGGACATTTCATTCCACTGCCGGAAGAAGTTCTTCTTCTCATCGTAGGCTATATTGTCAGTCTTGGATTTGGAACTCTGTGGATAGTAATTATTGTCAGTATGATAGCAGGTGCTTTCGGGGATATAGTGCTCTACTGGCTCAGTAAGAATGGAAACAAAGTACTATCACATTTCGATCACAATAAAGATAAGAAAAAGATTGCCCGATATGACCGTTTAATGAATGATCATGGTGGTAAAACCATCTTTACATTCCGCCTGATCGTAGGACTACGTTTTTTCGGTCCTGTTGTTGCAGGGTCTGCAAACGTATCATGGCGTAAATTTGTATTCTATGACATGTTAGCCTTAGCAACCTTTTACCCTATTCTAATTACAGCAGGATACATTTTCCACAGTAATCTTCAGAACCTGATAACTGATGTCAGTATCCTGAGTCATGTCATCTTCTTTGCTGTAGTAGGATTATTTGCAATAGTTCTGAGTATCTATTACAAGAAGAACTTTTCACACTGAATTCAATCGAAATTGATTTCTCTGTTAGTCTATTTTATCTGGACTTTCTTTCTTCAACCAGTAACCTCATAGCCCTTGGTCCGTTCAATTCCTCTGCCATCTTTCGCATTTCAGTAAGCTTGCTTTTATACTTATCATCATGAATGAGGAGCCTGATGTTTTCAAGTATCTCTTCAGGAGATGTGGAATAATCAATTTTCTTTCCAAGCCCATCTTCCTCAATAACAAAAGCATTATTCTGCTGTTCATTATGTTTCAGGTCAGGAACAGTTATCATTGGAACTCCAAAGCTAAGTGCTTCCATCATGGTACTGTGACCTCCGGGAGCAATAACAAGATCCGACGCTTTCATGTATGGGAACTGGTCATCAATGAATTTGAGTATGGTAACATTCTCCGGTAGAGTTCCAAGGCTTGCAGGGTCAACACTGGGGCCTGAAAGCAAAGTGTAATTGATGGAGTTATCCAGGGCTGCAGCTTCAATGACCTTTCTGAAAATCGGTTCGCGATAGCCAAATCCGCCTACTGTGCAGAGCACATGCGGGCGTTCAAGTTCCATAGCAGTTGTTTCATCAAAGGTCTTTCCAATAAGAGGTCCGGTAAAAAATACTTTTTTCCAGGTATTTTCCTTAAACTCAAGGTTCTTCCTGCATATGGTGTATGGCATAGGATAATCAGGAATTATCACCTTATCGACTATCTTGAACATGCCGGTGTATGATTTTTTCACAAGCTCGGCCACGATCTTGCTTGACACACCTTTGCCTCTGAAGAATTCTTCCATATTTGACTGATTCACAATCAAATAACATGGAATACCGCGGGATTTAGCACTTAACATGCCCATGAAATAACTGTCTGAGATTACAAGATCAGGTCTGTTTCTCTTGAGAAGTTTACGTATCTTTATCAGGCCAAGGAACTGCCCTCTCTTAAAAGTTGCAAGAATGGACTTTTTCAAATTCAGGGAACCGGC
It encodes:
- a CDS encoding rolling circle replication-associated protein, which encodes MAINEIKLLDMVRLCIDQPYTVQQLANLTNLSYMEIYNFLQTGKGKFYFKSEKVDGLKFIRADPSNHYLIKGKAKLKLYQKPQQQPYSKVNETTKASDLPGKCGFERKQALFKVMKINGFGQTVEKQDENGNPILSEKGKPLREFAFFSDYHEQQYEGCLELFQNYITRIDQMELCFEPTEGLFGDTMVKPYATRFNSVPKQITLRENYEKAWKNGELLFQNASFVTLTTDPKGFRHLLHANKHFQKNWNKLITYLRKKTGKELPYVCVREFQKNGRVHFHICIFGIHLPQTKENAPYNNPISKLWKRYGQGQITDVKNLVNKDGVMQWDRSRPKDCKKDEPPMKYLKKYLIKAQYDETAQFQYWIYNARYYTYSQALLRTPKRRRGPKRYQYVGTIDREAGKFYRRHGTPGLIKHETALGTPYTPPPEQPKEELPTGFMTALYYELRQNQEVKL
- a CDS encoding DUF5658 family protein produces the protein MSFLRDMLPVFLFFIVLDTLTTIASLPIGYEGNPIISWGLANFGYGFLIALKLVSILLFYICYVSVKQYRFAWNVSRYGASVIGLIASVSNMWVFFYGQNLFQAAGVL
- a CDS encoding tyrosine-type recombinase/integrase is translated as MAQIDLINEFVRDCELRGLELRTVQTYRGSVRRFLIRYPDPTVCTKHEILDYLGHLQTKDITVGTIKRDFAAISGLYDYLMFCEKVRVNPVDQVRKRYLNQPEMPESRQIPELQELRQLIRSIEPESILERTIVTFLAKTAGRKGEFLALKKDDIDLRKDMIYWPSKKKRKIRLGFIDPELHDLLEQYLIWREEQKPKSDYLWISTTGYRIHKDYVNAVIQHYAKPLGLHDHHGPLHTRLTSHCLRGFFTTQMQRAGMQEVYIKWLRGDSLKKKTWANNYLEFDPELVRKEYLSCVPELIRS
- a CDS encoding SIMPL domain-containing protein, coding for MSPDTKNDKSYFAIIALSVVLVVMSLTIYAISQDGAVQNTADTITMSGYAEQKVVPDTASLSIGVVIQAETAQEASDENAAIMSAVLSELKDLGLEDKEIQTSYVSVYPIYNYDGERTITGYSASNSVQVTTTKLDYLGDIIDKSTAAGANQIGSISFTVSDDMQEQLREELVGEAVDNARSKANELAGSLGLKITGVQTASMYENGDTAIYYAKDVMEEAAMDAGGVSTPIEPGESTVSMSVQVTYYIG
- a CDS encoding DedA family protein → MSNWEFLVPYLEHLSYVGIFITLAFLGHFIPLPEEVLLLIVGYIVSLGFGTLWIVIIVSMIAGAFGDIVLYWLSKNGNKVLSHFDHNKDKKKIARYDRLMNDHGGKTIFTFRLIVGLRFFGPVVAGSANVSWRKFVFYDMLALATFYPILITAGYIFHSNLQNLITDVSILSHVIFFAVVGLFAIVLSIYYKKNFSH
- a CDS encoding UDP-N-acetylglucosamine--N-acetylmuramyl-(pentapeptide) pyrophosphoryl-undecaprenol N-acetylglucosamine transferase codes for the protein MKVMIFVCGEGLGHTSRCISIGRELVSAGHDVHFGAYGYSKELIERKGFKTHEVPSEITLVGKAGSLNLKKSILATFKRGQFLGLIKIRKLLKRNRPDLVISDSYFMGMLSAKSRGIPCYLIVNQSNMEEFFRGKGVSSKIVAELVKKSYTGMFKIVDKVIIPDYPMPYTICRKNLEFKENTWKKVFFTGPLIGKTFDETTAMELERPHVLCTVGGFGYREPIFRKVIEAAALDNSINYTLLSGPSVDPASLGTLPENVTILKFIDDQFPYMKASDLVIAPGGHSTMMEALSFGVPMITVPDLKHNEQQNNAFVIEEDGLGKKIDYSTSPEEILENIRLLIHDDKYKSKLTEMRKMAEELNGPRAMRLLVEERKSR